AGACGGTGCGAGTACATGCCGTCAAATTGTGATTAATTGCGTTGCACTTCTCGGAGTCGGCTTGCTGCCTGCATTATACAACATCGCTGGAAGCCTCTATTTCTTCACGGCACTCGTTGCGGGTGTGGCATTCTTAGCGTTTGGTATCTATTTAGCGCGTACACGCTCGGTGAAGGCGGCGCGCTACCTATTGTACGCCTCGTTGCTTTATTTGCCGTTGGTGTTCATTACCATGGCGTTGGATAAAATTTAGGGATTGGACGTAAAATGACGATAGTTCAAACTTTATTTTTATTCAAGGGGCGGATTAATCGAGCAAAATACTGGCTGATACAATTATTGATGCTTGTTACCATCCTGAGTTTGTTTATTTTCGGTTTGTCTACAGGTCGAAGTGATAATGATCCTGTGATTGGTAGTGACCCTGATGTTGGGCGGATTGTAATTGTTGTCCTTGTTGGTATCATTTTTAATTGGGTTAATTTGGCGATAAAAATTAAACGTTGGCATGATCGGGACAGATCGGGGTGGTGGGTATTGATTGAATTGATCCCACTTATTGGTAGTATTTGGGCA
The nucleotide sequence above comes from Candidatus Poribacteria bacterium. Encoded proteins:
- a CDS encoding DUF805 domain-containing protein, encoding MTIVQTLFLFKGRINRAKYWLIQLLMLVTILSLFIFGLSTGRSDNDPVIGSDPDVGRIVIVVLVGIIFNWVNLAIKIKRWHDRDRSGWWVLIELIPLIGSIWAFVELGCLRGTYGRNRFGPDPLERS